Sequence from the Cuniculiplasma divulgatum genome:
AGGCTCTACCGCACGGGAAACATCAGTTACATGGATTTTCTGCGCAGCGACGTTAACCTTTGGATTTCAAGGCATCCCGGGATAACAAGGGAAGATGTTGTGAAGATTCTGGACAGTATCCCTCTCCGGGAAAACCTCAGCCTTGCAGTGAAAGAAATCAGGGAATCAGGTGCAGCCACTGCCATTGTCTCAGGCGGAATTTACTGGCTTGCCCAGCGAATAGCGGATCAGGCTGCCTTTGACCAGATCTATGCCAACATGATACTAACCGATGATACAGGCCGCATTATTCCTGATGGAAATGTTATGGTTGAGCCAAGGCACAAGGATGATGTCATAACGGCCATACAGAAGAGGCTAGGAATATCCGAGGCAGAGACGGCAAGCGTTGGAGACACCACGCAGGACGCTGCCATGTTCAGGCACTCAGCCGTGTCCATAGCCTTCAATTCCATTGACGGGAGGCTGTCTGGAATGGCCTCACATTCTGCACACGGAAATGATCTGCTGGAAATAACCCGCATACTTGCCGGCGAACGGTGATGCTGCTGCCTGCCTCTGTGGATCAATGCCGGTTTCGGCACATTTCTATTTATATACAGTATCCATGACTAACGCGATGGAAAAGGTCGATGCTTCAGTCTCGCCAGAAAAGGTATCCAGCGGTGTGGCCTGCCTGGATGATCTCATGGGCGGAGGCCTTGAGCCAGAAATAATCACTGAACTCTTCGGCGAAGGCGGATCCGGGAAATCAAACCTTTGCATGCAGTTCTGCCTTGCAACCCTGAGGTCCGGCAGGTCAGTCATATACCTGGACAGCGAAGGCTTTTCCACTGAGCGGTTCAGGCAGATGAGCGGTGAGGATGATGGCATTACGAAAAATCTCTACCTTTACAGGCTTGGATCCCTTGAGGACCAGGATCTTGCAATAATGAGGCTGCCGAAAATAGCCGAAAAGATAAGGACTCCCGGCCTCATAGTCATTGATTCCTTCACTGAATTTTTCAGGCTTGAGAACCAGTCCGATCTCTCTGCAAGATCAGCAGGATTCCAGAAGCAGCTTTCCAACCTCTCCGCTGCGGCGCTAAAGCTCAAGGTTCCTGCGCTCATCACGAACCAGATCTACCAGGACCCTGATTCCGGAAGACTGAATCCCTTCGGAGGTTTCCTGGTTGACCACAACATGAAGGCAATATACAGGGTTGAGAAGTTTCCAAACGGCAAGAGGAGGATATCAGTGACAAAACACAGGTCCCTGCCGGAGGGCAGATCCTCTGAGTTCAGGATAACGGATTTCGGGCTTTCCTGCGAGGTGCAGTGAGTGGGCGTAGATATATCCGATATACTTGTAAAACACAGCACCAGCCTGAAGGATCAGGGAGGAATGAGGGTCAGTGTTGACGCATACAACATAATCTACCAGTTCCTCAGCAGCATACGGCAGCCTGATGGCACTCCGCTCATGGACAGGTCGGGCAACGTGACGTCACACCTTTCAGGGCTATTCTACCGTACAATAAATATGATAGAGGTTGGTATAAAACCTGCCTTTGTCTTTGATGGCAGGCCGTCTGTTCTGAAGAACAGGACGCTTGAGGCCAGGAAACTTGTCAGGGAGAAGAACCGGGAGGAGCTACGGGTCGCACTGGAGGAGGGGAACGAGGAAAGGGCAAGATCACTCAGCTCCAGGATAAATTACATCACTGCTGAGATTGTCAGCGAGTCCAAGGATCTGCTGAAATACATGGGTGTTCCGGTGGTTCAGGCACCATCCGAGGGAGAAGCACAGGCATCCGTGATGTGCAGGACAGCACTGGTGGATGGGGTTGTCTCTCAGGACTATGACTGCCTGCTCTTCGGTGCAAGGCGCGTATTCCGGAATCTCACGCAGATGGGAAAGCGTAAGCTTCCCGGCAAGAACATTTACGTCAATGTTACACCGGAATACATAGACCTGCAGGAAAACCTTGGGATCCTGGGCATCACCTGGGAGCAACTCATACAGGTAGGCATAATGGTTGGGACGGACTTCAATTCGGGGCTTCCAAGGACAGGTGCAAAGTCTGCCCTTAAACTGATCAAAAAGTACGGCACCATTCAGGAAACGCTTAAGGCTAGGAAAGAAGAAATCGAAAATCTTGATGAAATCATAGAACTGTTCATGAACCCCCCATATGCCGATCCGGGTGATATTTCCATGAGGCCTCCAGATGCTGAATCCCTGAAGCACTTCCTCTGCGACATTCATGATTTCTCGCCATCCCGGGTTGATCCCTATATCGAAACATTGCAGGCAGCCTACAGGAAGGAATCGCAGAAGAATCTCGATTCATTCTTCTGAAGAATGCAACTGTCAGCTGGAAGTTACAGGATTGTTTCCAGCAACATGGTGCTAAAGTTCAATCTCATTAATTATATGCATTTAGTTTATATACATCATTCATTATGTATACATGCCATGAATCCTGACAGAATTCTCCTGGACATAGCCCATGTTTCAAGGCGTGGAAGCTCCCTCCGGGTAACCCTTCCCAAGAAGGTCAGCCAGCAACTCTCAATTGAGCCCAGGGACATCGTGGGGTTCTACATGGAAGGTGACAGGATAATACTGGAAAAGATGAAGTGATCCTGCATCATTCGTGAGTGCACATATCTGCACCCCCATGATATTTGCGTCATGAAAATACGCTTCTTGACGGTTCCATCATCTCATTGAGATAGGCCGAGAGGGCAGCCTTGAGGTCCATGGGATGTATCCTGCCTGCTGAGTATTCCAGTTCAAACTCGCCGTAATTCCTGAAAGTTATGTCTCCTCCCTTTGATGGCGGCCTGTTTATGACTATCTCCCTGCCGAGGTATGGGAATACCACATGTTTCATTATTTCCACCAGAGGATTGCCGTCGATCTCTGCCACAGGGCAGAATGCTGACTTTATCTTTCTCTCCACATCCTTCCTGGTATCAGACATGAATATGGCTGAATCCGGGTCGCTCTTGGACATCTTCTTGAAACTATCCATCCTGCCGGAGCCTTTCAGGCTGCCCAGCAGTGGTGCATGCAGGGAAACCGGCTTCTTCTCGCCCATTTTGGCTGCTATATCCCTTGCAAGCATGTGGGCATGCCGCTGATCCATACCCCCAACTGCAACATCAAGCTTCATGAAAAAGATGTCTGTAACCTGCATGAGGGGGTATATGTATTTGCTGAAGTCGCTGTCTGCGTCGTCCTCGCTCCTTCCCATTATTGGCAGGGCCCTCCTGATCCTGGCCAGATTGGAGTTCTTTGCCACCATGAGGAGCTTCTTCCAGTAGTCAGATCCTGAGACAAGGTCGTCTGCCCACACAAATTCCACTTCGTTGTAGAGCCCCTGGGCCTTCATGCACTTCATCATGACAGTGCCGCTTTCCCTTATGCGCTGAAGATCACCGCCGAGCTTGTCGTTCACCATGGCATGCCAGTCTGCCAGGAGAACCCTCATGCTGATGCCAGAATCCACCAAACGGTTGATCTTTCTTGGCCACATTATCCCGGTGGCTATGTGAGGCAGGCCGGAGGGCTCAAAACCTATATATCCAGTACTTCCGGGTGAAAGAGAGGAAAGTTCTTCGGGTGTCACTATCTCCTGAAACTCACTTTCAAGTCCTTGGGTTTGAATCATCTGGGTGTGGATTGTCGCTTGGTTTAATTAAGCTTTGGCTGCAGACTTCCTTGAATGAGCATCGGAAGCACTTGCCCCTGTTGTTGTGGTTTCTCACGGCATGGCCGTCCGAGTTTCTCATCTCATCCAGGATTGAAAGCAGTTTCCATCTGTTTTCTGGGCTGTTGTGAACCTTGAAGGCCGTTTCTCTGTACTTCAGGACGCCATAGGGGATGCTCTGGCCAGGATAATTCTCCTCCAGTATGGCAAAATATGCAAACATCTGATAGAGGTGGCCATCCCGCGGTGAAGATGCATTTGTGCTCTTGTACTCATATGGGATTATGTTCCTCCCCTTCCTGACAATCATATCAGGTTTGCCTGAAATCCCAAGTTCTACCGACCTGAGTATCCTTCCTTTGCCCTGCAGGTCCTGGTACACCTCCTGGCCTTCCGGAATTGCCAGAGATTTCCTCCTGCTCCTGAGCTTCAGGAGAACTGCCAGAAGAAAAATGAATGTTAATGATAGGATAACAAGCGGGAACTGGTTCATATGAGAAGTGACATCACATAATACAATATGAATGCCACCGTGGCCAGAAGCAGAGCTGAAATTGCATAGATGTACATGCCGGTTGACCTGTATGATCGGCCAACCTTCCTGTGAGACCTTACACCCACTTTCATTCTGGCCGAAGAGTGCCCTGATCTGGGAGCTCCTTCCCTGTCCAGCTGCCAGCTAACATTGCAGAACGCATATTCTGAAATTTCCGACGCACTTATGTTTTCCTTATCCCCCAAAACATTCTCACTTCCATTACCGCATCTGGCGGTATCAGAGCGGCTTTTCTATTATCACAGGCCCGTATGGCTGCTGCTGTGAAAGTTTCAATTTTCTCTCCCTCATCAGAAAACCGCAGTACACGAAGAATGAGGGTCTCGTAAACTCTGGTGTGTCCCAGATCTGCTCCAGTGGGATTTCGCTCCTGGAATCAGAATTGATAATCTCACCAACCCTGAGAATCTCACTTTCCGGCTCCTCTGCGTGAAGGTTTGACACTATCTCCTCTATGTCGTGAGTTTCCTCCGCTGGATCACGCATTGCAAGCTGTTTCCTTGCGCGATTGCCGTTGGAATAAGCCTCCCTCATTGCATCCAGGAGCTCAACCAGGAAGACCTTCCTCTTCTCCTGATGGCGCACCGGTGGGGAGAAGCTGATTTCCACCGGATCATTAAGCTGGGAAGGCCCCGCTTCATCAATTTCGCCATCCTCATACTCCGGCTGCTCGGGCTGCAGCCTCTTTTCAATTGAATCCTCAGTTTTCCGGCTCAGTATGTGCCATGCCTGGTACATGATAAGGCCGGCTGTGCCGAAATCCCTGAATTCATCCGTGACAACCTCGGAGAATATCTTTGTGAAGGACCTGAGATCGATATCCCAGGGATCTATGCTGCCGTCAAGGCACATCCTGAAGATTGATGCAATGGCCTTTTCCACGGGGTTTGTATACTCCCTGACTCCCTGGTCTGAAAGCATCTCCTGGTAATATGCAGTGTCCGATTCAAGAAGCGTTCCCTGGACAACGATGCTCCTGACTATTTCATCCTGGTTCAACTCTGCACCTCCATGTTGCCTGATTCGGATACGGACTTCTCGAATATCTCGGTATTTTCCCCGTCAAAACTTGTTACCACAACCACATGATCGGCATATTTCAGCATCGCCTTCCTCAGGGACACTGAGAATACCTGGGATGTGTTTGAGTTGAGCTTGAACATCTTTCCAACGCGCTCAGCGTTTGATCCATCAAGGAACATGTCCACCTCGTCCAGATAGTAGAGGGGAGAGGGATTGATTCTCTGCACGGCAAGTATGAATGATAGCGCAGTGAGGCTCTTTTCACCACCGCTCAGTGCTTCAAGCTTGGAGAAGCTCTTCCCCTTGGGCCTTGCCCTTATGAATATCTCGGAATTCAGCGGATCAGATTCATTGCTCATTTCAAGGCTCGCTTCTCCGCCACCCGATATCTCGCCATATATGGATTTCATGTTCTCGTTTATGGCCCCGTACATTTCCATGAAAATCTTTTCCTTCTGGTGGTTCAGCCTTTCCATCAACTTTTCCAGGTCCGCCTTCTCCTGCGAAAGGCTGTCCATTTCCCTGGTGAGTGAATCAAGATCCGCCGAGACCTGCTGGTATTCAGCAACGGCCTTCTGGTTCACTGGACCCAAAGCTACAAGTTCCGCATTCCTGGCATCAAGCTCACGTTTTGCCTCCTGGATATACCTCATGCCCGGGAGAATTTCGCCTCCAACCTCAGTCATCTGCTGGGCAAGATCCTGCATCCTTGCCTGGAGGTTCTCAATCTTGAGCCTGGATGACAGTATGAGATCATTCTTTGTCCCGATTCCCGCCTTCTCTGCATCAATGCTCTCCTTTATCCTTGAAATTTCCGATTCATTTACGTTAAGTGCGTCCACAATCTCCCTGGACTTCTCTGATATTTCTGCTTCAACGGCCCTGAGTTTTTCAAGGTCAGCCTTCTGCTGTGCCAGCGTGCTCTGGGAAGCTTCGAGATCTTTTTCCAGCCTTGTCCTTTCCTCGCTGTTAGACCCGATTCTTGCCCTGATATCATCTGATTTCTGCTTCATGTGTGAGATATCGTTCCCGATCTTCACAATCTCAGCAGAAAAGTCGGCTTCCCTTGACCTGAGCGATGTGAGTTCTGTTTCCAGCGCACTCTCCTTTTCAGCGAACTGCGGGGAAATTTCACGGATCTGATCGAATATTGCTGACTTGTCCGATTCGAGACGAGATATCCTGACCCGTATCTCCTTGGATTCCCGGTCATTGCCGGAAAGTTTTCCGTCCACCTCAGATAGCTTCCTGTTCAGGTCGGAGATTCTTGAAGCCAGATCCTCCAGCTTAGGTTTTCCCTCATCCACCAGTTTTCTCCACTGCTGGATCTCGGCTGATCTGGAACCCTCAGTTCTCGATGTGTCCCTCAGCTTCTGGGATATGTCATCAAACTCTGACTCAACCTGTGGAATTTCTGAATTTATTGCATCCAGCTCTGCGGAAATTTCCCTTATCTTTGCTGACAGCTCTGAAATTCTTGCATCAAGATTCTCCTGTGATTTTCCCCTGTCCTGGAAACCACCCGTTATTGCACCGCTGGCCTCGAATATATCGCCATCCATTGTCACAAGTCTGACTCCGACCATGTACTTTCTTGCAGTGGGAACATCACGCACTATGACGGTATCCTGGACAGCGTACCAGATAATTCCCTCATATTTCGGATCGAAAGATATTTTCTCGAAGACGTAGCCCATGGAGCCCTCAGAGGACCTTACGGTGATGGCTTTGCCTCTGGGTCTGCCACCCAGAACCTTGTTGAGTGGAAGGAAGGTCATTTTGCCTGCTCTCTCCCTTTTCAGAAGGTCAAGGCACTGCTCGGCAACCCCGTCATCCTCAACAACAACGGAGTTGAGCCTTGCCCCTGCGGCTGCCTCTATGGCCGGCCTGAATTCGTCCGGAAATGACACCAGTTCCCTTATGGTTCCGTGTATTCCCTGTATTTTGTTCTGGTTCCTTGCACCAAGAATTGTGGTGACAGCACGGTTTGCTGATCCGGATCTTGATGAGACCTGCGACTGAAGCTGAGTATGTTCCCTTCCCGCTGTGTTCAGTTCTGTCTGCAGGACGTCCTTCCTCTTTCGAAGTTCATCCAGCCTGCGTTTCAGATCGTAATACCTGAATGACAGTTTTTCGTTGTTTTCCTTTGAACTGCCTGCATCCTTCTCTATTTCTTTCAGGCGCCAAGCGGCATCTCTTACCTGGAATTCAAGATCCTTCTTCTTCTCTTCCAGCGTCCCAAGTTCGCCAACAACGCCAGACCGCTCCGCCTGTATTCTGTCCCTTTCCTCAATGAGGTGATCCATCTGGCTGTTCAGTTCCCTGATGGAACTGTCCTTCTCCTTAATCTCCTCCTGCTTTTTCAGGATCTCGGAGGAACTCCTGCTGTTTTTATCCCGGATTGATTTCAGATCCTGTGAAATCTTTCCCATTGAAGACCGGATTTCATCCAGAGTCTTGCTGTTTTCAGCAAGATTGGATTGTAGCCATTCAAGGCTTCTTGAGGTTTTTTCCAGGTCCCGGTTGTCAGCTTCCATCTGGTCAGAGATACTCCTGATTCTCTCCTGGCTGTTCTCAACCCTGATTCCTGTTTCGGCTATGGTGACTCGCTGATTTTCAATCTGTTCCCTGATCTCGCGCAACTGGGAGTTTCCTGACACCTCAAGCCTCTGCTTCAGGTCCCTGTTCTCGCCTTCCAGAATGCCAAGCTGCTGATTCATGCTGGAAATTCGGGCTTCTATTTCTCCGATCTCCTGCATCAGCTGTTCAATGTTTCTTGAATGTGAAGCGATCTCCCTCTGCATGCCTTCCTTTTCAATGTTAAGCATTGTCATCCTGAGGTTTCTTATTGCCGTGGATAACTGCTCATACCTTTCTGCCACATCCTTTTCGGCTTCAAGATCCTGTCTGCGCTTCCTGGTCTGGTCAAGCAGGACCTCAAGCCTTCCCAGGTTCTCGCTTATGGAGAGGATGTCACCCTGAGCCTTCTCTATCTGTATGTCAAAGCTTTCTATTCCCGATATGGACTCAAGGAGCTTTCTCCGCTCGAAACCGGTCATTTTCACAATGTTATTTATATCCCCCTGGAGAACAAAGCTGTATGAATCCAGGTAAATGTGCAGGGAATCCAGGAGATCGGCCACATCGGAGTGCCTTACCCTCTGTCCGTTTATGTAATAATTGGACTTGTAGCCGTCCATTTCGGCCACCAGTTCCCGCTTAAGGATTATCTTCCTGTCCTCAGGAAGCTTCTCAGGATCCTCGGTATCAAGCGTCACAGTAACACTGCAGTAATCCCTGTTGCGTTTCTCGTCAGATGATTTGTGTATGAGATCGCCAAGTCTTTCAGCCCTGACTGCCTTTGATGATCTTGTGCCCAGGACAAACAGCAGTGAATCGCCAATGTTGCTCTTTCCGCTGCCATTGGGCCCACTTATGACGGTGAACCCTTTCCTGAACACTATTCTCTTCCTGATTCCGAACGATTTGAAATTATGAAGCTCTAGAGATTCCAGAAACATATTTCCATCTGTCTGACAGTTGTCATTCAATTAACTTATAATCCTATATAAATATTATTGTTCAATAAAAAGATAAATGTTAGGCCGGAAAAATTTCAGAATTATTGTTTGCGTTTCATGAATCTTGGAGGTCTTTTCTCGAGAAATGCTGATATTCCCTCCTTCCTGTCAGGATGATCGAACGCCCTTGCGAAGTACTCTGCCTCCGTGGTGTACATGTCGTCCGGCCTTGACCTGACAAGGTGTTTTATGAACTTAAGTGACTGTACTGGTTTTGCAGCAAAATCCATTGCAATTTCCATGGCTTTCTGCATGTAATCCTCGGCAACGTAATTCACAACACCCATTGACAGGGCTTCCTGCGCGTTGAACCTGAGACCTCTCCCTATGAGATCCATCGCCCTTGTTTCGCCCACAATCCTGGTAAGGCGCTGTGTCCCCCCGAATCCGGGAAGAATCCCCAGCGTGACCTCGGGCAATCCAAAGACAGTGGAAGGATGCGCCACCCTCATATCACATGCCAGTGCAAGTTCGAAACCTCCGCCCAGTGCAAAGCCGTGAATGGCAGCAATTATGGGCCTTGGGTAGGAGTTGAAAAAGTTCATTATCTCGTGACCCTTCATTGCGAAGCTGTAGGCCTTCCTTGAATCTATGTCCATGAATCCCTTAATATCTGCGCCAGCGGAGAACGCCTTGTTGGACCCAGTTATTATTATGATTCTTTCGCCGGAATTACTGACTGTGTCCTGGATTTCGGAAAGAAGATCTATGGTTATGGGGTTCAGGGGGTTATCCCTCTTTATTGTGACTGTCCTTACCTGATCAGTATCATCTATGCTTATTTCCCTGTATTCCATGTTCATCACCTAATATTTGTAAAATCCCTCGCTTGTTTTCCTTCCAAGTTTTCTGGCATTCACCAGATTCCTCAGTGTAACCGGGGGCTTGAACCGGGGATCTCCGTATTCATGGTACAGGACTTCCATTATGTCCAGCGTTACATCCAGGCCTATGAAATCCGCCAGCTCAAGTGGTCCCATGGGATGATTCATTCCCAGCTTCATTGTCTTGTCAATATCATTCTTTGTGGCTATTCCTTCCTCAAGCACAAGAATTGCTTCCCTTATCATGGGCATCAGCACCCTGTTGGATATAAACCCTGGAAAATCTTGAGAAATAACCGGGTCCTTGCCCAGTGCCTTGACTATCTCAAATGTCTTTCTCACGAGGCTCTCTGGAGTCCTTTCTCCCTTCACTATCTCCACAAGCTTCATGACCGGCACGGGATTGAAGAAATGTATTCCGATGAATCTTTCCGGGTAAGTTACAAAACTTGAAAGCTGGTTAAT
This genomic interval carries:
- a CDS encoding HAD-IB family phosphatase; its protein translation is MNLHGIRLVVFDMDGVLTTHPSSWEYVHRAMGVDNSENLRLYRTGNISYMDFLRSDVNLWISRHPGITREDVVKILDSIPLRENLSLAVKEIRESGAATAIVSGGIYWLAQRIADQAAFDQIYANMILTDDTGRIIPDGNVMVEPRHKDDVITAIQKRLGISEAETASVGDTTQDAAMFRHSAVSIAFNSIDGRLSGMASHSAHGNDLLEITRILAGER
- the radB gene encoding DNA repair and recombination protein RadB, with the translated sequence MEKVDASVSPEKVSSGVACLDDLMGGGLEPEIITELFGEGGSGKSNLCMQFCLATLRSGRSVIYLDSEGFSTERFRQMSGEDDGITKNLYLYRLGSLEDQDLAIMRLPKIAEKIRTPGLIVIDSFTEFFRLENQSDLSARSAGFQKQLSNLSAAALKLKVPALITNQIYQDPDSGRLNPFGGFLVDHNMKAIYRVEKFPNGKRRISVTKHRSLPEGRSSEFRITDFGLSCEVQ
- the fen gene encoding flap endonuclease-1, whose translation is MGVDISDILVKHSTSLKDQGGMRVSVDAYNIIYQFLSSIRQPDGTPLMDRSGNVTSHLSGLFYRTINMIEVGIKPAFVFDGRPSVLKNRTLEARKLVREKNREELRVALEEGNEERARSLSSRINYITAEIVSESKDLLKYMGVPVVQAPSEGEAQASVMCRTALVDGVVSQDYDCLLFGARRVFRNLTQMGKRKLPGKNIYVNVTPEYIDLQENLGILGITWEQLIQVGIMVGTDFNSGLPRTGAKSALKLIKKYGTIQETLKARKEEIENLDEIIELFMNPPYADPGDISMRPPDAESLKHFLCDIHDFSPSRVDPYIETLQAAYRKESQKNLDSFF
- a CDS encoding AbrB/MazE/SpoVT family DNA-binding domain-containing protein; translated protein: MNPDRILLDIAHVSRRGSSLRVTLPKKVSQQLSIEPRDIVGFYMEGDRIILEKMK
- a CDS encoding tyrosine--tRNA ligase; protein product: MIQTQGLESEFQEIVTPEELSSLSPGSTGYIGFEPSGLPHIATGIMWPRKINRLVDSGISMRVLLADWHAMVNDKLGGDLQRIRESGTVMMKCMKAQGLYNEVEFVWADDLVSGSDYWKKLLMVAKNSNLARIRRALPIMGRSEDDADSDFSKYIYPLMQVTDIFFMKLDVAVGGMDQRHAHMLARDIAAKMGEKKPVSLHAPLLGSLKGSGRMDSFKKMSKSDPDSAIFMSDTRKDVERKIKSAFCPVAEIDGNPLVEIMKHVVFPYLGREIVINRPPSKGGDITFRNYGEFELEYSAGRIHPMDLKAALSAYLNEMMEPSRSVFS
- a CDS encoding Dna2/Cas4 domain-containing protein, with the translated sequence MNQFPLVILSLTFIFLLAVLLKLRSRRKSLAIPEGQEVYQDLQGKGRILRSVELGISGKPDMIVRKGRNIIPYEYKSTNASSPRDGHLYQMFAYFAILEENYPGQSIPYGVLKYRETAFKVHNSPENRWKLLSILDEMRNSDGHAVRNHNNRGKCFRCSFKEVCSQSLIKPSDNPHPDDSNPRT
- the smc gene encoding chromosome segregation protein SMC, translated to MNDNCQTDGNMFLESLELHNFKSFGIRKRIVFRKGFTVISGPNGSGKSNIGDSLLFVLGTRSSKAVRAERLGDLIHKSSDEKRNRDYCSVTVTLDTEDPEKLPEDRKIILKRELVAEMDGYKSNYYINGQRVRHSDVADLLDSLHIYLDSYSFVLQGDINNIVKMTGFERRKLLESISGIESFDIQIEKAQGDILSISENLGRLEVLLDQTRKRRQDLEAEKDVAERYEQLSTAIRNLRMTMLNIEKEGMQREIASHSRNIEQLMQEIGEIEARISSMNQQLGILEGENRDLKQRLEVSGNSQLREIREQIENQRVTIAETGIRVENSQERIRSISDQMEADNRDLEKTSRSLEWLQSNLAENSKTLDEIRSSMGKISQDLKSIRDKNSRSSSEILKKQEEIKEKDSSIRELNSQMDHLIEERDRIQAERSGVVGELGTLEEKKKDLEFQVRDAAWRLKEIEKDAGSSKENNEKLSFRYYDLKRRLDELRKRKDVLQTELNTAGREHTQLQSQVSSRSGSANRAVTTILGARNQNKIQGIHGTIRELVSFPDEFRPAIEAAAGARLNSVVVEDDGVAEQCLDLLKRERAGKMTFLPLNKVLGGRPRGKAITVRSSEGSMGYVFEKISFDPKYEGIIWYAVQDTVIVRDVPTARKYMVGVRLVTMDGDIFEASGAITGGFQDRGKSQENLDARISELSAKIREISAELDAINSEIPQVESEFDDISQKLRDTSRTEGSRSAEIQQWRKLVDEGKPKLEDLASRISDLNRKLSEVDGKLSGNDRESKEIRVRISRLESDKSAIFDQIREISPQFAEKESALETELTSLRSREADFSAEIVKIGNDISHMKQKSDDIRARIGSNSEERTRLEKDLEASQSTLAQQKADLEKLRAVEAEISEKSREIVDALNVNESEISRIKESIDAEKAGIGTKNDLILSSRLKIENLQARMQDLAQQMTEVGGEILPGMRYIQEAKRELDARNAELVALGPVNQKAVAEYQQVSADLDSLTREMDSLSQEKADLEKLMERLNHQKEKIFMEMYGAINENMKSIYGEISGGGEASLEMSNESDPLNSEIFIRARPKGKSFSKLEALSGGEKSLTALSFILAVQRINPSPLYYLDEVDMFLDGSNAERVGKMFKLNSNTSQVFSVSLRKAMLKYADHVVVVTSFDGENTEIFEKSVSESGNMEVQS
- a CDS encoding enoyl-CoA hydratase-related protein, yielding MEYREISIDDTDQVRTVTIKRDNPLNPITIDLLSEIQDTVSNSGERIIIITGSNKAFSAGADIKGFMDIDSRKAYSFAMKGHEIMNFFNSYPRPIIAAIHGFALGGGFELALACDMRVAHPSTVFGLPEVTLGILPGFGGTQRLTRIVGETRAMDLIGRGLRFNAQEALSMGVVNYVAEDYMQKAMEIAMDFAAKPVQSLKFIKHLVRSRPDDMYTTEAEYFARAFDHPDRKEGISAFLEKRPPRFMKRKQ
- a CDS encoding 3-hydroxyacyl-CoA dehydrogenase NAD-binding domain-containing protein codes for the protein MKVTVVGAGTMGRGIAQVFAQAGNSVILTDIYPKALEDAASSIRSSLERLFRKGEIKENIDTIMQRITSTQELSAGSDSDMFVEAVIEKVETKESLLTQISQIARKDAIIGTNTSSISINQLSSFVTYPERFIGIHFFNPVPVMKLVEIVKGERTPESLVRKTFEIVKALGKDPVISQDFPGFISNRVLMPMIREAILVLEEGIATKNDIDKTMKLGMNHPMGPLELADFIGLDVTLDIMEVLYHEYGDPRFKPPVTLRNLVNARKLGRKTSEGFYKY